A single window of Rubripirellula lacrimiformis DNA harbors:
- the gdhA gene encoding NADP-specific glutamate dehydrogenase, giving the protein MTSSAKRDAQHSPAVQAEVDTFMHGLIRRNPGEEEFHQAVREVTESLMPYILENPKYKEAQILERLTEPDRIIIFRVTWEDDRGNIRANRAWRVQFNNSIGPYKGGMRFHPSVTQSVLKFLGFEQIFKNSLTGLPMGGAKGGSNFNPKGKSDREVMRFCQSLMIELHRHIGEDTDIPAGDIGVGGREISFLFGQYKRLANKFVGTLTGKGLSFGGSLVRTEATGYGCVYFCENMFNRTGNSIQGKTVAVSGSGNVAIYATEKATELGATVVTLSDSGGFIHDPDGIDAEKLAFIKDLKEVRRGRISEYCDQYSNATFHADTRPWIVPVEVALPCATQNELNLAEAKTLLKNGVQAIAEGANMPTELDAAYAFRDAGVLFGPAKAANAGGVAVSGLEQSQNALRLSWSREEVDTKLKTIMKDIHEKCVRHGTDGDKVDYIDGANLAGFVKIAEAMLAYGAV; this is encoded by the coding sequence ATGACTTCTTCTGCCAAACGCGACGCTCAACATTCGCCTGCTGTCCAAGCTGAGGTCGACACGTTCATGCATGGGCTGATTCGTCGCAATCCAGGCGAGGAAGAGTTCCACCAGGCGGTTCGCGAGGTCACCGAATCGTTGATGCCTTACATCTTGGAAAACCCCAAGTACAAAGAAGCTCAGATCCTAGAACGGCTGACCGAACCGGACCGCATCATCATCTTTCGCGTCACCTGGGAAGACGATCGAGGCAACATCCGAGCAAACCGAGCCTGGCGGGTTCAGTTCAACAATTCGATCGGCCCGTACAAGGGCGGGATGCGGTTCCACCCTTCGGTCACCCAAAGCGTGCTGAAGTTTCTGGGGTTCGAACAGATCTTCAAAAATAGCCTGACTGGGTTGCCGATGGGCGGTGCCAAGGGCGGATCGAACTTCAACCCGAAAGGCAAAAGCGATCGCGAGGTGATGCGTTTCTGCCAATCCCTGATGATCGAACTGCACCGACACATCGGTGAAGATACCGACATCCCGGCCGGCGACATCGGCGTGGGGGGACGCGAGATCAGTTTCCTGTTCGGCCAGTACAAACGTCTGGCCAACAAGTTCGTCGGTACCCTGACCGGCAAAGGATTGTCGTTCGGCGGGTCCTTGGTGCGAACCGAAGCGACAGGGTATGGCTGCGTTTATTTCTGCGAGAACATGTTCAACCGGACGGGCAATAGCATCCAAGGCAAAACCGTCGCCGTCTCGGGCAGCGGCAACGTCGCCATCTACGCAACCGAAAAAGCAACCGAGCTGGGCGCGACCGTCGTCACGTTGTCCGATTCGGGCGGCTTCATCCACGACCCGGACGGAATCGATGCAGAGAAGTTGGCGTTCATCAAAGATCTAAAAGAAGTGCGCCGCGGCCGGATTAGCGAATACTGCGACCAGTACAGCAACGCGACCTTCCACGCCGATACGCGACCTTGGATCGTTCCAGTGGAGGTGGCCCTTCCCTGTGCCACGCAAAATGAATTGAACCTGGCCGAAGCAAAGACACTGCTGAAAAACGGTGTCCAAGCGATCGCCGAAGGTGCCAATATGCCGACCGAGCTGGATGCGGCCTACGCATTCCGCGATGCCGGCGTGCTGTTCGGTCCCGCCAAAGCCGCGAACGCAGGCGGCGTCGCAGTGTCAGGTCTGGAGCAAAGTCAGAATGCACTTCGATTGTCGTGGAGCCGAGAAGAGGTCGACACCAAACTGAAAACGATCATGAAAGACATTCACGAAAAGTGCGTCCGGCATGGCACCGATGGCGACAAAGTCGACTACATCGACGGTGCTAATTTGGCCGGGTTCGTGAAGATCGCCGAAGCGATGTTGGCCTACGGAGCGGTCTAG
- the groL gene encoding chaperonin GroEL (60 kDa chaperone family; promotes refolding of misfolded polypeptides especially under stressful conditions; forms two stacked rings of heptamers to form a barrel-shaped 14mer; ends can be capped by GroES; misfolded proteins enter the barrel where they are refolded when GroES binds): MAKQIVFDDDARGPLLAGVSKLARAVRSTLGPRGRNAVLDKGWGSPKVTKDGVTVAEDIELDDPFENLGAQLVKEAASKTNDVAGDGTTTATVLAEAIFREGLKMIATGADPMALTRGMSKAVDAAVEQIAKLATPIKENSKSDIKQVATIAGNNDAEIGEVLANAFTKVGKNGVITVEEGRSNETYVDFVEGMQFDRGFLSPHFVTNQDEVSVELDDCHILLFEEKISSNKKMIPLLEAVSKAKKPLLIIAEDVESEALATLVVNKMRGILSVCAVKAPGYGDRRKAILGDIAVLTGGKAIFKDLGIDLESVKLSDLGRAKQVRITSEGTTIVSGAGKKVDIDGRVEQIRREIANTDSDYDKEKLQERLAKLAGGVAQINVGAATETEMKERKALIDDARAATQAALEEGIVPGGGTALLRCRAAIEKLEKATEGDQKLGVRVIRNVLDQPLRAIANNAGLDGAVVVNRVLQMKGKTDGYDANAEVYCDLVAAGIVDPAKVVRTSLTNAASVAALLLTTESLVAEIPVEEEEGGDHHHDHGMGGGMGGGMGGMDMGGMGGMGGMM, translated from the coding sequence GTGGCAAAGCAAATCGTTTTCGACGACGACGCACGCGGCCCACTATTGGCCGGCGTCAGCAAATTGGCGCGAGCCGTCCGCAGCACCCTGGGCCCTCGCGGTCGCAATGCGGTGTTGGACAAGGGCTGGGGCTCGCCCAAGGTGACCAAGGACGGCGTGACCGTTGCCGAGGACATCGAACTGGACGACCCGTTTGAAAACCTGGGTGCTCAGCTGGTCAAAGAAGCCGCTAGCAAGACCAACGACGTGGCCGGCGACGGAACCACCACCGCCACGGTCTTGGCCGAAGCGATCTTCCGCGAAGGGCTGAAGATGATCGCTACCGGCGCCGACCCAATGGCGCTGACACGCGGCATGAGCAAAGCGGTTGACGCTGCGGTCGAGCAAATCGCCAAGTTGGCAACTCCGATCAAAGAAAACAGCAAAAGCGACATCAAGCAAGTCGCTACGATCGCTGGCAACAACGATGCTGAAATCGGCGAAGTCCTGGCCAACGCGTTCACCAAAGTTGGCAAGAACGGCGTGATCACGGTCGAAGAAGGTCGTTCGAACGAAACCTACGTCGATTTCGTCGAAGGCATGCAGTTCGATCGCGGTTTCCTTTCGCCTCACTTCGTCACCAACCAAGATGAAGTCAGCGTCGAACTGGACGACTGTCACATCCTGTTGTTCGAAGAAAAGATCAGCAGCAACAAGAAGATGATTCCGTTGTTGGAAGCAGTCAGCAAGGCCAAGAAGCCTTTGCTGATCATCGCCGAAGACGTCGAAAGCGAAGCGCTTGCGACTTTGGTTGTCAACAAGATGCGAGGCATCTTGTCGGTCTGTGCCGTCAAGGCACCTGGATACGGCGACCGTCGCAAAGCCATCCTGGGCGACATCGCTGTGTTGACCGGCGGCAAGGCGATCTTCAAGGATCTGGGCATCGATCTGGAAAGCGTCAAGCTGTCCGACCTGGGACGTGCGAAACAAGTTCGCATCACCAGCGAAGGCACGACGATCGTCAGCGGTGCAGGCAAGAAGGTTGATATCGACGGCCGAGTGGAACAAATTCGCCGCGAAATCGCCAACACCGACAGCGACTACGACAAGGAAAAGCTGCAAGAACGTCTGGCCAAATTGGCCGGCGGTGTGGCTCAAATCAACGTGGGCGCTGCGACCGAAACCGAGATGAAAGAGCGAAAGGCTCTGATCGACGACGCACGTGCAGCCACGCAAGCCGCGTTGGAAGAAGGCATCGTCCCCGGTGGCGGAACCGCTCTGTTGCGTTGCCGCGCAGCCATCGAAAAGCTTGAAAAAGCAACCGAAGGCGACCAAAAGCTGGGCGTCCGAGTGATCCGCAACGTGTTGGACCAACCCCTGCGTGCGATCGCCAACAATGCTGGTTTGGACGGAGCCGTGGTCGTCAATCGCGTTTTGCAAATGAAGGGCAAAACCGACGGTTACGACGCCAACGCCGAAGTCTACTGCGACCTGGTCGCAGCCGGCATCGTCGACCCCGCCAAGGTCGTTCGCACCTCGCTGACCAACGCCGCCAGCGTTGCCGCGTTGTTGCTGACCACCGAATCGCTGGTCGCTGAAATTCCTGTCGAGGAAGAAGAAGGCGGCGACCACCATCATGACCACGGCATGGGCGGTGGTATGGGTGGCGGCATGGGCGGAATGGACATGGGTGGCATGGGCGGAATGGGTGGCATGATGTAA
- the groES gene encoding co-chaperone GroES: MAKLNLRPLDDRVVVQPEDAEETTAGGIVLPDSAQEKPQRGKIVAVGPGKLMDSGNRGELSVAVGDTVIYGKYGGSNIEVDGQEMKILRESDILAKVL; encoded by the coding sequence ATGGCCAAACTGAACCTCCGTCCCTTGGATGATCGCGTCGTTGTTCAACCCGAAGACGCCGAAGAAACCACCGCTGGTGGAATCGTGCTTCCCGATTCGGCACAAGAAAAGCCACAACGCGGCAAGATCGTCGCTGTTGGTCCAGGCAAATTGATGGACAGCGGCAATCGTGGCGAACTGTCGGTTGCTGTTGGTGACACCGTCATCTACGGCAAGTACGGCGGCAGCAACATCGAAGTCGATGGCCAGGAAATGAAGATCCTTCGCGAAAGCGACATCTTGGCAAAGGTCTTGTAA